From a region of the candidate division KSB1 bacterium genome:
- a CDS encoding acetylxylan esterase has product MHFIKIGVFFLFVVTACYSQEKNLTIQLRQGNFLTEQQAKEELATIARSYSNVTEWQARAATIREGILRGMELWPLPEKCPLRPIIHSKRKYNGYTVENVAFESLPGFFVTGNLYRPTKGKKPYAGILCPHGHFKEPNGGGRFRPDMQYRCATLARMGAVVFAYDMIGWGESTQFDDYKFPDSHKNFKKAAKLQTWNSIRAVDFLVSLKDVDPHRIGVTGASGGGTQTILLTAVDDRITASVPVVMVSAHFFGGCICESGMPIHQSENHLTNNCEIAALAAPRPQLIISCGKDWTKNTPEVEFPYIQNVYRLFGAEDKVENLHLPDEGHDYGYSKRVGMYQFFARHFSLSLEEIQSSDGRVDESFVVIEPKEKLLVFDATHPRPKYAVKSIQW; this is encoded by the coding sequence ATGCATTTCATCAAAATTGGTGTCTTTTTCCTTTTTGTTGTCACTGCTTGTTATTCTCAAGAGAAAAACCTCACCATACAACTTCGCCAGGGCAACTTTCTCACTGAACAGCAGGCGAAGGAGGAATTGGCGACCATCGCCCGCAGCTATTCTAATGTGACCGAATGGCAAGCTCGCGCCGCCACCATTCGGGAGGGAATACTTCGGGGCATGGAGCTCTGGCCTTTGCCTGAAAAATGCCCTCTTCGTCCGATTATCCACAGCAAAAGAAAGTACAACGGCTACACCGTGGAAAACGTGGCGTTCGAAAGTCTGCCGGGATTTTTTGTGACAGGAAATCTGTATCGACCCACCAAAGGGAAAAAGCCGTATGCGGGGATCCTCTGTCCGCATGGCCATTTTAAAGAACCCAATGGCGGCGGTAGGTTTCGGCCCGACATGCAATACCGCTGCGCAACATTAGCCCGAATGGGTGCTGTGGTTTTCGCCTACGATATGATCGGATGGGGCGAATCGACTCAATTTGATGATTATAAGTTTCCTGACTCGCACAAGAATTTCAAAAAAGCGGCTAAGCTGCAAACCTGGAATAGCATTCGAGCTGTTGATTTTCTCGTCTCACTGAAAGATGTCGATCCCCATCGCATCGGTGTCACTGGTGCTTCAGGCGGGGGAACTCAAACCATTTTATTGACAGCAGTCGATGATCGGATCACTGCCTCGGTCCCCGTCGTGATGGTTTCCGCCCATTTCTTCGGCGGCTGCATTTGTGAAAGTGGCATGCCGATCCACCAGAGCGAAAATCACCTCACCAACAATTGCGAGATCGCTGCGCTGGCAGCCCCTCGTCCCCAATTGATCATTTCGTGTGGAAAAGATTGGACCAAAAATACCCCGGAGGTGGAATTCCCATACATTCAAAATGTCTATCGCTTATTTGGTGCTGAGGATAAAGTCGAGAATCTGCATTTGCCAGATGAGGGGCATGATTACGGTTATTCCAAACGGGTTGGGATGTATCAATTTTTTGCCCGGCATTTCAGCCTTTCGTTGGAAGAGATCCAGTCTTCGGATGGCAGGGTCGACGAGAGCTTTGTCGTCATCGAACCAAAAGAGAAGCTGCTGGTTTTCGATGCCACGCATCCCAGGCCGAAATATGCGGTGAAGTCGATTCAATGGTGA
- a CDS encoding exo-alpha-sialidase → MNQLKKNFILFLLVIILSVMNLSCQNQTDRFHPGLVGAHFGNPDLTGIKDFSLLENLNQSWGEANGFSMEWSGIWEGLVTAPISGEVTFHLSTNKHAFLKVGNAMPIEVSGEANEGRLLLMMCKGERYPIELRYRHEVDGEGFFSVQWSWNGMPKSQIAPQYLFHTSEQASHWNWLIEPDPKTIDRSQFITISAKHVIVCHEPGLFFGWPANNGVWQWGDEILVGLVKAHYKMDRLHHSRDKSRPSYYLLARSLDGGESWSLEDPENFAGDGGKPMSVKDKIHFSHPDFAMRCWANEFFVSYDRGKTWQGPFSFPDFGLKELTSRTDYLVISEESCLFFLSAKVENVRASLQDRAFCARTSDGGRTFQFLSWMTETDTVRSVMPSTVRLADNHLVSALRRRYDPTPMQGYALQKNWIDVYQSLDNGASWQFLSKVADTDNGKRNGNPPSMVRLKDGRLCVTYGYRGIPYSIRARISADEGKTWGKEIILREDAPTNDIGYTRSVVRSDGKVVTIYYFTTEQNVEQHIAATIWDPAGINP, encoded by the coding sequence ATGAACCAGCTCAAAAAAAATTTTATTCTTTTTCTATTGGTTATCATACTTTCGGTTATGAATCTCAGTTGTCAGAATCAAACTGACAGATTTCATCCAGGCCTGGTCGGCGCTCATTTTGGGAATCCCGATTTGACGGGAATCAAAGATTTTTCGCTGCTGGAAAACCTCAATCAAAGCTGGGGTGAGGCCAATGGTTTCAGCATGGAATGGTCTGGCATCTGGGAGGGGCTGGTAACGGCTCCAATCAGCGGTGAGGTCACATTTCATTTGTCAACCAACAAACATGCCTTCTTAAAGGTGGGGAATGCCATGCCAATTGAAGTGAGCGGCGAGGCCAATGAAGGAAGGCTGCTGCTGATGATGTGTAAAGGGGAGCGATATCCCATCGAATTGCGCTATCGGCATGAGGTGGATGGCGAGGGTTTTTTCAGCGTGCAGTGGAGCTGGAACGGGATGCCGAAATCGCAGATTGCTCCCCAATATCTGTTTCACACCTCAGAGCAAGCCAGCCATTGGAACTGGTTGATTGAGCCTGATCCGAAAACGATCGACCGCAGCCAGTTTATTACGATCTCTGCCAAACATGTGATCGTTTGTCATGAACCTGGCCTGTTTTTCGGCTGGCCAGCCAATAACGGCGTATGGCAGTGGGGCGACGAGATTCTGGTCGGATTGGTGAAGGCGCATTATAAGATGGATCGGTTGCACCATTCCCGAGATAAGTCGAGGCCGTCCTATTATTTGCTCGCCCGAAGCCTAGATGGTGGCGAGAGTTGGTCGTTGGAAGACCCAGAGAATTTCGCTGGCGACGGCGGCAAACCGATGTCAGTGAAAGATAAAATTCATTTCAGCCATCCCGATTTCGCCATGCGCTGCTGGGCCAATGAGTTTTTTGTCTCTTATGATCGGGGCAAAACCTGGCAAGGGCCGTTTTCGTTTCCCGACTTCGGCTTGAAGGAATTAACTTCCCGAACGGATTATCTGGTCATTAGCGAAGAGAGCTGTCTGTTCTTTTTGTCCGCGAAGGTGGAAAATGTGAGAGCCAGCCTGCAGGATCGGGCTTTTTGCGCCCGCACATCGGACGGCGGCAGAACATTTCAATTCTTATCGTGGATGACTGAAACCGACACGGTGCGTTCCGTCATGCCTTCGACGGTTCGGCTGGCCGATAACCATCTTGTTTCGGCGCTCCGTCGGCGTTACGATCCGACACCAATGCAAGGATATGCCCTACAAAAAAACTGGATCGATGTCTATCAATCGCTGGACAATGGTGCTTCATGGCAATTTCTAAGCAAAGTCGCTGATACTGATAATGGTAAGCGCAATGGCAATCCGCCGAGTATGGTTCGGTTGAAAGATGGAAGGTTATGCGTCACTTATGGCTATCGGGGAATCCCGTACAGCATTCGTGCCCGGATTAGTGCGGATGAGGGCAAAACTTGGGGCAAGGAGATCATTCTTCGAGAAGACGCTCCAACCAACGATATCGGCTATACACGTTCTGTGGTCCGATCGGATGGCAAAGTGGTGACGATCTATTATTTCACCACTGAGCAGAATGTGGAGCAGCACATCGCAGCGACCATTTGGGATCCCGCTGGAATTAATCCGTAA
- a CDS encoding sulfatase-like hydrolase/transferase → MSPTTYWNKKLDVVMPVSRRDFIKASTMAALGFHLIGCSRSARKPNLLFLWTDEQRADTMALYGNRKIHVPNLNKLASESIVFGKAYVTQPVCTPSRSTVMTGLWPHTNGCTENNISLRKEIPCLPELLNDPDYRTGYFGKWHLGDEVFAQHGFEEWESIEDIYWEYFSEGRDRNAKSSYAEYLLSLGYQPDRERGDFSRDFASRLPLEHCKPKFLEQRACDFLRRHRREPFMLYVNFLEPHPPFFGPLNDEHDPSEIDLPPNFDDPLEEDEPLRYRLIRHKIYQSGYKGKELRTEEQWRRLVANYWGLITQVDLSIGAILAELERLGLAENTIVIFTSDHGDMMGAHRLLNKTVMYEESVRVPWLMRIPQQGRRQRFIQNPVSHIDLVPTLLELMGQKIPENLQGKSLMPLIKDNQVHQQDVFIEWNPKRRGEESYPALPGISIQDVKRAERAAIRTVITPDGWKLCWSDQDKCQLFDLNKDPLETTNLYYRYGYEEEKKRLKNKVVSWQEQVRDNISLE, encoded by the coding sequence ATGAGCCCAACCACATATTGGAACAAAAAATTAGATGTTGTTATGCCCGTTTCCCGGCGCGACTTTATCAAAGCCTCAACCATGGCAGCCTTGGGTTTTCATCTCATCGGTTGCAGCAGATCTGCTCGCAAGCCCAACTTGCTATTCCTCTGGACCGATGAGCAACGGGCAGATACGATGGCGCTCTATGGCAATCGCAAAATTCATGTGCCCAATCTCAACAAGCTTGCTAGCGAGAGTATTGTGTTTGGAAAGGCGTATGTGACCCAGCCTGTATGCACACCTTCCCGTTCTACGGTTATGACGGGGCTTTGGCCACACACCAATGGTTGCACGGAAAATAATATCTCGCTACGCAAAGAAATTCCCTGTCTCCCAGAGTTGTTGAATGATCCTGATTACCGCACTGGTTATTTCGGCAAGTGGCATCTCGGCGATGAGGTGTTTGCCCAGCATGGGTTCGAGGAGTGGGAGAGCATTGAAGATATCTACTGGGAATATTTCAGTGAGGGACGGGATCGCAATGCCAAAAGCAGTTATGCCGAGTACCTTCTATCATTAGGCTATCAGCCCGATCGAGAGCGCGGCGATTTTTCGCGGGATTTTGCCTCACGACTGCCGTTGGAGCATTGCAAGCCCAAATTTCTGGAGCAAAGGGCGTGCGATTTTTTAAGACGACATCGTCGCGAACCATTCATGCTATATGTCAATTTCTTGGAGCCGCATCCGCCTTTCTTTGGCCCATTAAATGATGAACATGATCCGAGTGAGATTGATCTTCCGCCTAATTTCGATGACCCTTTGGAGGAGGACGAACCTCTGCGCTATCGCTTAATCCGACACAAGATTTACCAGAGCGGTTATAAGGGCAAGGAATTGCGGACCGAGGAGCAATGGCGAAGACTTGTAGCGAATTATTGGGGATTGATCACACAAGTGGATTTGAGCATCGGCGCGATTCTCGCCGAGTTAGAGCGGTTGGGATTAGCGGAGAATACGATTGTGATATTTACCAGCGATCATGGCGATATGATGGGCGCTCATCGCTTGCTCAACAAGACCGTCATGTACGAAGAGTCTGTGCGCGTGCCCTGGCTGATGCGCATCCCCCAGCAGGGAAGACGGCAGCGCTTCATTCAAAATCCCGTCAGCCATATCGATCTGGTGCCGACGTTGTTAGAATTAATGGGCCAAAAGATTCCTGAAAATTTGCAAGGCAAAAGCCTAATGCCTCTGATAAAAGACAATCAGGTTCACCAGCAGGATGTCTTCATCGAATGGAATCCAAAGCGAAGAGGCGAAGAGAGCTATCCCGCGTTGCCCGGCATTTCAATCCAAGATGTGAAGCGGGCAGAAAGAGCTGCAATCCGGACCGTTATTACGCCCGATGGCTGGAAGCTCTGTTGGAGCGATCAGGATAAATGCCAGCTATTTGATCTGAACAAAGATCCGCTGGAAACGACCAACCTGTATTATCGATATGGGTACGAAGAGGAGAAAAAGCGGTTGAAGAATAAGGTTGTGAGCTGGCAGGAACAAGTGCGGGATAATATTTCTTTGGAATGA
- a CDS encoding metallophosphoesterase → MKSSIRIIALIVLILFCANFKGYRENNFFADFQAIIISDTHISNDESKDKRLAQLIDRINNDEFHSVALLFITGDLVACVYGNKEPGVPDESNNRIKKLQMILGELKIPYYLILGNHDYRFNRSSNSDRSFSLQEIERMEAIWKRDSGIEPYGAVEYQGWKFICLNSMRGRYLNRHFDGEQLDWLEAQLMDELPTILLFHHPLKTDHRRIWCKSKDLITPENEPRFFSLLENHKFQIKAIFVGHGHRWVMDTLFGKIKVFETDSFGESKGLLFYLVELDHRSFNLRTTKFKTIK, encoded by the coding sequence ATGAAATCGAGCATAAGAATTATCGCACTGATTGTTCTTATTCTGTTCTGTGCAAATTTCAAAGGATATAGAGAGAACAATTTCTTCGCTGATTTTCAAGCAATCATAATTTCTGATACGCATATTAGCAATGATGAATCCAAGGATAAACGACTGGCACAGTTGATCGATCGAATCAATAATGATGAATTTCACTCAGTGGCGCTGCTGTTTATTACAGGTGATTTGGTTGCCTGCGTTTATGGCAACAAAGAGCCAGGGGTCCCCGATGAATCGAACAATCGCATTAAAAAATTGCAAATGATTTTGGGTGAGCTCAAAATTCCGTATTACTTGATTTTGGGGAACCATGATTACCGTTTCAACCGCAGTAGCAATTCAGATCGCTCTTTTTCCCTCCAAGAAATCGAGCGAATGGAAGCTATTTGGAAAAGAGATAGCGGCATCGAGCCGTATGGTGCTGTTGAGTATCAAGGATGGAAATTTATCTGCCTGAACAGCATGAGGGGACGCTATTTAAATCGCCATTTTGACGGCGAGCAACTGGACTGGTTGGAGGCTCAACTGATGGATGAACTGCCCACAATCCTTTTATTTCACCACCCATTGAAAACCGATCATCGGAGGATCTGGTGCAAGTCGAAGGATCTCATAACTCCAGAAAACGAGCCTCGCTTTTTTTCCCTTCTGGAAAACCACAAGTTTCAAATCAAAGCTATTTTTGTGGGGCATGGTCATCGCTGGGTGATGGATACGCTATTTGGCAAAATAAAGGTTTTTGAGACAGATTCCTTCGGCGAATCAAAGGGATTGCTGTTTTATTTGGTTGAATTGGATCATCGTTCTTTTAACCTTCGGACCACAAAATTTAAAACAATAAAATAA
- a CDS encoding sulfatase-like hydrolase/transferase gives MKRRDFLKHTVQACAGIAFGSIIFCCQKRQKRAPNILIFVSDDTGWNDVGYHNPEIKTPNIDRLARQGVELDNFYVSPVCSPTRAALLTGRPPSRFGILGPIAGRSELALPKGTMTLAELLRQHGYQTAITGKWHLGLKPELGPRQYGFDYSYGYFHGQLDQFTHIYKNGDRTWHRNDQFVDEDGHATDLITNEAIRFIRELRDETRPFFLYVPFSVPHFPVQEEKRWEEMYSQIENECRRLYAASMTHMDDGMGQILAVIEEEGLADDTLVIYFSDNGGQESWSAGPDYYGGKFRPCDQLGDNRPLRGWKGELYEGGIRVPAAVYWKGRLQPRQVTEVIAVQDLYPSIADLVGAEISSDWPIEGMDIWQALNGGALPPRVLYWRTKGQFAVRRGNWKLIHTGESLERGEQELFDLAQDPFEQDNLITQWPAMANELMGELLKQASLDTIYEGK, from the coding sequence TTGAAACGAAGAGATTTTTTGAAGCACACAGTTCAGGCGTGCGCTGGAATCGCTTTTGGCTCGATAATTTTCTGCTGCCAGAAGCGCCAAAAACGAGCTCCCAATATCCTCATCTTTGTCTCTGATGATACAGGCTGGAATGATGTGGGGTATCATAACCCAGAAATCAAAACGCCGAACATCGATCGGCTGGCGCGACAGGGGGTGGAGCTAGACAATTTTTATGTCAGTCCAGTTTGTTCGCCAACCCGTGCTGCACTGTTGACGGGTCGTCCACCCAGTCGCTTTGGAATTTTAGGTCCAATTGCGGGGAGAAGCGAATTGGCATTGCCAAAGGGGACAATGACCCTGGCAGAATTGCTGCGCCAGCATGGCTATCAAACGGCCATCACCGGCAAATGGCATCTCGGCTTAAAGCCTGAACTTGGTCCCAGACAATATGGGTTCGATTATTCCTACGGCTATTTTCATGGTCAGCTTGATCAATTCACTCATATCTATAAAAACGGCGACCGAACCTGGCATCGCAACGACCAATTCGTGGACGAGGATGGCCACGCCACGGATCTGATTACGAACGAGGCAATTCGGTTCATTAGGGAGCTTCGGGATGAAACCCGACCGTTCTTTTTATATGTGCCGTTCAGCGTCCCCCATTTTCCAGTGCAAGAGGAGAAGCGCTGGGAAGAGATGTATTCACAGATCGAAAACGAGTGTCGTCGGCTGTATGCCGCTTCGATGACCCACATGGATGATGGCATGGGACAAATTCTAGCTGTTATCGAGGAAGAAGGTCTAGCGGACGATACGTTGGTGATCTATTTTAGCGATAATGGGGGTCAGGAGAGTTGGAGCGCCGGCCCCGATTATTATGGAGGGAAGTTTCGCCCTTGCGACCAACTCGGCGACAATCGTCCCCTGAGGGGCTGGAAAGGCGAATTATATGAGGGTGGCATCCGCGTTCCAGCAGCGGTCTATTGGAAAGGACGCCTGCAACCAAGACAGGTAACCGAAGTGATAGCGGTACAAGATCTATATCCCTCCATCGCCGATTTGGTCGGCGCAGAAATATCCTCTGATTGGCCTATCGAGGGCATGGACATTTGGCAAGCTTTGAATGGCGGTGCGCTTCCGCCCCGGGTTTTGTACTGGCGCACAAAAGGGCAGTTTGCTGTGCGAAGAGGAAACTGGAAATTGATTCACACTGGAGAATCACTCGAGAGAGGCGAGCAAGAGCTGTTCGATCTGGCGCAGGATCCGTTCGAACAAGATAATTTAATCACGCAATGGCCAGCAATGGCGAATGAATTGATGGGAGAATTGTTAAAGCAAGCGTCTCTGGATACCATTTATGAAGGAAAATGA
- a CDS encoding LamG domain-containing protein produces MNYEIVHAIVCLLLAIFFQIAPLSAQTIVLWTFDEPQGGYPSTVLSDHGPNDYPLVIGLGGQIVEGKFGNALEPIEHPDRALVIERLKQYTASFDEDEGILFGLRTLPIPEGRTVEPMSWLNANFCALMTSGEMHLRKEVGFIQPTKTALNLGDFDWTIEFWFLPTRITDEAGVVFEIGQGPRGENDFVTRLVLNADQKSFSLLNQPSGTNLTIPSDGQALNPASKRWQHLAFVYSARQQQIVHFVNGKKQRLPEKCQLKALNRGDEDYFTIGRDGKWRRPLQGRIDELRFSLGKIYQKNFIPPGSFAEPQAQIILKTGPRLIFADKEILTPVPLDDRKYLFIDDAIVEKMENITFSVNPPRVMECVIDSIEGPFRKHVSIIEDENGLIRMYYGGPDDWLEVRTSRDGIHWDIPDLVPEYKGRRNYVITEPTAMGNVFIDPNAPAEARWKYVSDFHRRGIFLYASPDGWSFKRHKTAILPARSGSQSNVFYDDQRQLYVGYHRSDLGATPSGKSQRMFNLTETRDIIHPWPFKPIRLAEELELAKKIRLREPLPHYLDNGPLTPSGFGVEYPIVFAHIDTLDPLATDIYVPKALKYPWAPDTYLAFPLLYFHYEDDGPITRQILYHPDRGLGSGTVETQLAVSRDGIHWKRYPRPTYVGIGEYGNHYLPQIYMAHGLVKRGDEIWQYFFGETRYHSSWQKQGQNIRAIYRTVQRFDGFVSADAPYDREAIIITKPLKFTGNRLVLNIDTDAAGYAQVGFLDELGHPIKGFSVDDCVYINGDFIATEVEWIKNQEVLPPIEGMNERQLFFESQKLGFNKDVSEFQGKIVKLIFRMRGAKLYSMQFVMKKKE; encoded by the coding sequence ATGAATTATGAAATTGTTCATGCTATCGTCTGCTTGTTGCTTGCAATATTTTTTCAAATCGCTCCGCTTTCTGCTCAAACCATAGTTTTATGGACGTTCGACGAGCCGCAGGGGGGGTATCCCAGCACAGTGCTCAGCGATCATGGCCCCAATGATTACCCGCTGGTTATCGGTCTTGGGGGGCAAATTGTTGAAGGAAAATTTGGCAATGCCCTAGAGCCGATTGAACATCCAGATCGGGCTCTGGTGATCGAGCGGTTGAAGCAATATACCGCATCATTTGATGAAGATGAAGGAATTTTATTCGGCCTAAGAACATTGCCTATACCTGAAGGCAGAACCGTCGAGCCGATGAGCTGGCTCAATGCCAATTTCTGCGCACTGATGACCAGCGGAGAGATGCATCTGCGCAAAGAGGTTGGTTTCATCCAGCCCACCAAAACAGCGCTAAATTTGGGAGACTTCGATTGGACGATTGAATTTTGGTTTTTGCCAACTCGCATCACTGATGAGGCTGGTGTCGTGTTTGAAATCGGTCAAGGACCCAGAGGGGAAAATGATTTTGTTACCCGACTGGTTCTGAATGCGGACCAAAAAAGTTTTTCTCTTTTGAATCAGCCTTCGGGAACAAACCTCACTATTCCATCGGATGGTCAAGCCCTCAATCCCGCTTCCAAGCGATGGCAGCATCTGGCGTTTGTTTATTCCGCAAGACAGCAGCAGATTGTGCATTTTGTCAATGGCAAAAAACAGCGCCTCCCCGAAAAATGCCAATTAAAGGCGTTGAATCGAGGCGATGAGGATTATTTCACCATCGGTCGAGATGGGAAGTGGCGGCGTCCGCTCCAGGGTAGGATCGATGAGTTGCGGTTTTCATTGGGAAAAATATATCAAAAAAACTTCATCCCACCAGGCAGCTTTGCCGAGCCGCAGGCGCAAATCATTCTGAAAACTGGACCGCGGCTGATCTTCGCTGATAAAGAGATACTAACTCCTGTGCCGCTGGATGATCGAAAATACCTATTTATCGACGATGCCATTGTGGAGAAAATGGAGAACATCACTTTTAGCGTCAATCCGCCCCGTGTGATGGAATGCGTGATCGACAGCATTGAGGGCCCGTTCCGAAAGCACGTCAGCATTATTGAGGATGAAAATGGGCTAATTCGCATGTATTACGGTGGTCCAGACGATTGGCTTGAGGTGCGCACTTCACGGGATGGTATTCATTGGGACATCCCTGATCTGGTGCCTGAATACAAAGGCAGAAGAAATTATGTGATCACCGAACCGACCGCTATGGGAAATGTGTTCATCGATCCCAATGCCCCAGCAGAGGCTCGTTGGAAATACGTCAGCGATTTTCACCGACGGGGTATATTCCTCTATGCTTCTCCAGATGGCTGGTCATTTAAACGGCATAAAACAGCGATCCTGCCCGCTCGCTCTGGGTCTCAATCCAATGTGTTTTATGATGACCAGCGCCAGCTCTATGTTGGCTATCATCGGTCTGATCTCGGGGCCACGCCGTCGGGTAAGAGCCAGCGAATGTTCAATCTCACCGAGACGCGGGACATTATCCATCCCTGGCCATTTAAACCGATTCGATTGGCTGAGGAATTAGAGCTCGCCAAGAAAATTCGTTTGCGCGAGCCACTTCCTCATTACCTGGATAATGGACCGCTCACGCCCAGTGGGTTTGGCGTGGAATATCCCATCGTGTTTGCCCACATCGATACGCTGGATCCACTGGCAACCGATATTTACGTGCCCAAAGCATTAAAATATCCCTGGGCGCCCGATACTTATCTGGCGTTCCCATTGCTTTATTTTCATTACGAGGACGACGGGCCGATCACCCGGCAGATCCTTTATCATCCGGACCGGGGGTTGGGCTCTGGCACGGTGGAAACGCAATTGGCTGTCAGTCGGGATGGCATCCATTGGAAGCGCTATCCACGTCCGACTTATGTGGGAATCGGGGAATATGGGAATCACTACCTGCCGCAGATCTACATGGCACATGGGCTGGTAAAACGAGGCGATGAAATCTGGCAGTATTTCTTCGGCGAGACTCGCTACCATTCCTCCTGGCAAAAGCAAGGCCAAAATATTCGAGCGATTTATCGAACCGTGCAGCGCTTCGATGGCTTTGTTTCGGCGGATGCACCTTACGATCGAGAGGCCATTATCATCACCAAACCGTTGAAATTCACAGGCAATCGTTTGGTATTAAACATCGATACTGATGCCGCTGGCTACGCTCAGGTCGGTTTTTTGGATGAATTGGGCCATCCGATCAAAGGATTTTCGGTTGACGATTGCGTATACATCAATGGCGATTTTATCGCGACTGAAGTGGAGTGGATCAAAAATCAGGAAGTGCTACCACCCATCGAAGGAATGAATGAACGCCAATTGTTTTTCGAATCCCAAAAGCTTGGATTCAACAAGGATGTTTCTGAATTCCAAGGGAAAATTGTGAAGCTGATATTTCGGATGCGGGGGGCGAAATTGTATTCGATGCAGTTTGTGATGAAAAAAAAGGAATAA
- a CDS encoding right-handed parallel beta-helix repeat-containing protein: MKFLVPKLILLILFSHMDCSAPQEENSGQVVGPNTAILALGDYQKIVYVSKSAASDQQNDGSKSHPWASIQLALSRINDTSPDKRYAILVAEGVYAGETIQMKQYVDLFGGFDPSSWQRDIFRFRTVLSGRDSNRVIIAADSARLDGFVISGGQFCGKGAGVLCAGVSPVITNNVFTMNKSLAPRPWNPKYRHEIGHDGGAIYCENRAAPMIAHNLFVNNATEVGRGAAIAFHSHCQGRIQNNVFISNQSGIADPMRSSDGGAVSIFDWSSPIIEGNIFLNNQALNKNDAGGLFVALWSSPMIRRNLFVGNECTDDGGALFVGGQEHRYDRPLDELPGPDQFFVTIAENTFIGNSNPSRNSGALRFTMEARGEFRDNFTAHNNGVYFQRCEATISNNIILDNFLLVETKTGLHPCTVKDNLIWGDFDVQAKAILSDNQMLLNSSQKFPSRSDDGAHWIATSSRFDRTMYLTTFYFPNAHLRPNELKHRVIKIGDRWGVIRDNDTQTVSVWGDFSGQVELIVLPTIQKD, translated from the coding sequence ATGAAATTTCTAGTACCCAAATTAATTCTGTTGATTCTGTTTTCTCACATGGATTGCTCTGCTCCTCAAGAAGAAAACTCCGGGCAAGTAGTTGGACCCAATACCGCTATTTTAGCATTGGGGGATTATCAAAAAATTGTATACGTTTCAAAAAGCGCTGCTTCAGATCAGCAAAATGATGGCTCCAAATCCCATCCCTGGGCATCAATTCAATTGGCTCTGTCCCGGATCAACGATACAAGCCCCGATAAGCGCTATGCGATTTTGGTAGCCGAAGGAGTTTACGCTGGTGAAACCATTCAGATGAAACAGTATGTCGATCTATTCGGTGGCTTCGATCCCTCTTCTTGGCAACGAGATATTTTCCGATTTCGGACTGTTCTGAGTGGCCGAGATAGCAATCGGGTGATTATTGCCGCCGATTCTGCCCGATTGGATGGATTTGTGATCAGCGGAGGCCAGTTTTGCGGCAAAGGAGCAGGGGTGCTTTGTGCAGGTGTTTCACCAGTAATTACAAATAACGTCTTCACCATGAATAAAAGCCTCGCGCCTCGGCCCTGGAATCCAAAATATCGCCATGAAATCGGACATGACGGTGGGGCAATTTATTGTGAGAATAGAGCAGCTCCAATGATTGCTCATAATTTGTTCGTGAATAATGCCACTGAGGTGGGTCGGGGAGCGGCAATAGCTTTTCATTCGCACTGCCAAGGTAGAATCCAGAACAATGTATTCATTTCAAATCAGTCTGGCATAGCAGACCCCATGCGCAGCAGCGATGGCGGTGCCGTGTCGATTTTCGATTGGTCCAGCCCAATTATCGAGGGAAATATTTTTCTGAATAACCAGGCGTTGAACAAGAACGATGCTGGTGGTCTCTTCGTCGCCCTATGGTCCTCGCCGATGATCCGAAGAAACCTTTTCGTTGGGAACGAGTGCACGGATGACGGCGGCGCGTTGTTCGTTGGCGGCCAGGAACATCGTTATGACCGACCTCTGGATGAGCTGCCTGGGCCAGATCAGTTTTTCGTCACGATAGCCGAAAATACATTTATCGGCAATTCCAATCCATCGCGAAATTCGGGAGCTCTTCGATTTACGATGGAGGCTCGGGGTGAATTTCGCGATAATTTCACTGCCCACAATAACGGCGTCTATTTTCAACGATGCGAGGCCACGATTTCTAATAACATCATCCTCGATAACTTTCTGTTGGTTGAGACCAAAACAGGATTGCACCCCTGTACGGTTAAAGATAACCTTATTTGGGGTGATTTCGATGTACAGGCTAAGGCAATTTTATCCGACAATCAAATGTTATTGAACTCAAGCCAGAAATTCCCGAGCCGTTCGGATGATGGAGCCCATTGGATCGCGACAAGTTCTCGATTCGATCGGACGATGTATTTGACCACCTTTTATTTTCCCAACGCCCATCTTCGACCTAATGAACTGAAGCATCGAGTGATCAAAATCGGCGATCGCTGGGGAGTGATTCGCGACAACGACACTCAAACCGTTTCGGTTTGGGGTGATTTTTCAGGCCAAGTGGAATTGATAGTACTGCCCACGATTCAGAAGGATTAG